One stretch of Oncorhynchus clarkii lewisi isolate Uvic-CL-2024 chromosome 3, UVic_Ocla_1.0, whole genome shotgun sequence DNA includes these proteins:
- the LOC139391823 gene encoding DENN domain-containing protein 4B-like isoform X2, which translates to MTEEKCPQLVDYFVVAGLAPGGSAPLDEEGQQRGGRVVEPVIDLAVIARGLGEEVPEGFTCIEKTQGGHPAGLSAGLINNPHMYLCYRRGHDKPPILDLGVLYEGKEVVKQGWNVIETTPYSRSASLSSGGPATHRTFLTYRRAPESQALHTLGVTDISLLLPSKGEVAPHTFCRVEKNLNTGIWGPALYLCYKRAVAKANALVYEAGLISRYPEADVESFPLPESVPMFCLPMGVTVESWPLNTKYQLPVFSTFVLTSACGDKVYGAAIQFYEAFPRECLSERQSVRLGLVSVVDRRPITNRTLQVKKSVCVLSHWPFFTVFQKFLTFVYRYSISGPHVLPLEKHISSFMHNVPFPSPQRPRILVQLSPYDNLLLCQPVSSPLLLSGASFVKLLQNLGPENACVLLLAVLTEHKLLLHSLRPDVLTSVSEALVSMTFPLRWHCPYIPLCPLRLADVLCAPMPFIVGVHSSYFDLYDPPTDVVCVDLDTNTIFQAEDKKPLSWRSLPRKQGKMLVNTLTNLMKTLEKIYTTGQEEATLEFLLTDYDLIYGRQKQLELEIQEAFLRFMSCLLRGYRAYLLPITQAPSDRTTDCSSLFNLQGFLKSRERTHQKFYTQLTRTQMFTQFIEECSFVSDRHACLEFFDECVQKSDVEKPEEVRLIDLDEAHSGEHTVFIMPPEEPQEPDGSECPTHYSYETFPVLCMDLFDRPQDQLRVPTKGSAPSSPAPRRTKQEIKLAQKRAQIYSAVPDMWSKCLLGHCYGLWFIYLPTFVRAESAKVRALQTAYEVLKHMETRKVVLPDEVCYRILMQLCGQYGQPVLAVRVLLEMKKAGITPNTITYAYYNKAVLESKWPSTNQGGRLRWAKLRNVLMAVAQFRQPIKQRLKSGSVRSRTDTMDSNQRSRPQSNLIRQSSWSGLSESSSHESLTGSMVKSNSLNSMRGSTHKSKLSMKAVLRNPGANGCSDPASRKPPVGPRDTSTPSPFPPGGVLVRRDQVCLSNFYKDCAETTVSDPNCSCQPEERDGRPPGPRDTVSRKAVDENYNNVSPQSRGSLAGKLQQLLTPTRHRVSGRRATSVDARRSGGENGPVRRVSEQRPSRKAQVAESLLKAKERLYTATSESSLSVGSDVDLPETTNLAFPLRKSWDTNQEGAGLEVLMSSCSLCRSCNSLVYDEEIMAGWTSDDSNLNSSCPFCSTTFVPLLNAEICDLGPVSSLERTNWNMDEEVDSAAKSPGDLEAILGHNGVSEDSSSETSSYSESSSATMGSSVGGSPQVTVAYLSPLVLRKELESLLENEGEAVLSQGQLLDSHSIIFWNMVWYFHRLGLPSNLLQLVRSSPLANQLAQTSENSAVRVRLLWDTLTPDTDYWPPLYILWRIHSGVPMRNHSWRRHNHPFTLAFLEEVLRWVGMNEVHKGITLFLETIAKQPGTPKIQRSLYREMLFLTLAAMGRDHVAAFDKKYKAAYQRLSGSLGREELRRKRAQPPSPKAVDCRRSFLLPLEC; encoded by the exons ATGACGGAGGAGAAATGCCCCCAGCTAGTGGACTACTTTGTGGTGGCAGGGTTGGCTCCGGGGGGCTCGGCCCCACTGGACGAAGAGGGCCAGCAGAGAGGGGGCCGGGTGGTGGAGCCGGTCATAGACCTGGCGGTGATCGCCCGGGGCTTGGGGGAGGAGGTGCCCGAGGGCTTCACCTGCATCGAGAAGACCCAGGGGGGCCACCCGGCCGGGCTGAGCGCCGGACTCATCAACAACCCCCACATGTACCTGTGTTACCGCCGTGGGCATGACAAGCCACCCATCCTTGACCTCGG GGTGCTGTACGAGGGCAAAGAGGTGGTGAAGCAGGGCTGGAATGTGATCGAGACCACTCCCTACAGCCGCTCAGCCAGCCTGAGCTCCGGGGGGCCTGCCACCCACCGCACCTTCCTGACCTACCGCCGGGCCCCAGAGTCCCAGGCCCTCCACACCCTGGGGGTCACAGACATCTCCCTCCTGCTGCCCAGCAAGGGGGAGGTGGCCCCCCACACCTTCTGCCGGGTGGAGAAGAACCTCAACACTGGCATA TGGGGTCCAGCCTTATACCTGTGCTACAAGAGAGCTGTAGCCAAAGCCAACGCCCTAGTCTATGAAGCAG gtCTGATCAGTCGGTATCCTGAAGCGGACGTGGAGTCGTTCCCCCTGCCAGAGTCTGTGCCTATGTTCTGTCTGCCCATGGGTGTGACGGTGGAGAGCTGGCCCCTCAACACCAAGTACCAGCTCCCTGTCTTCTCTACCTTCGTCCTCACCAGCGCCTGTGGCGACAAG GTTTACGGTGCTGCCATCCAGTTCTACGAGGCGTTCCCACGGGAGTGCCTCTCGGAGCGGCAGAGCGTCCGTCTGGGCCTGGTGAGCGTGGTGGACCGGCGGCCTATCACCAACCGCACCCTGCAAGTGAAGAAGagcgtgtgtgttctctcccacTGGCCCTTCTTCACCGTCTTCCAGAAGTTCCTCACCTTCGTCTACCGATACTCCATCTCCGGACCCCACGTGCTGCCACTTGAGAA GCACATCTCCAGCTTCATGCACAACGTCCCGTTCCCCTCCCCTCAGCGACCTCGCATCCTAGTGCAG CTCTCCCCCTATGACAACCTTCtcctctgtcagcctgtctcctcccccttactgctcag TGGTGCCAGCTTTGTGAAGCTGCTGCAGAACCTGGGCCCTGAGAACGCCTGTGTCCTGCTGCTGGCTGTGCTGACGGAGCACAAACTACTGCTACACTCCCTCCGCCCCGACGTTCTCACCTCCGTCAGCGAGGCCCTGGTATCT ATGACGTTCCCTCTGCGTTGGCACTGCCCGTACATACCCCTGTGCCCGCTGCGGCTGGCAGACGTACTGTGTGCCCCCATGCCCTTCATTGTGGGCGTCCACTCCAGCTACTTTGACCTCTATGACCCCCCTACTGACGTGGTGTGTGTTGACCTGGACACCAACACCATCTTTCA AGCAGAGGACAAGAAGCCGTTGTCATGGCGATCACTACCAAGGAAGCAAGGCAAGATGCTGGTGAATACCCTCACCAACTTGATGAAGACACTGGAGAAAA TCTACACCACTGGCCAAGAGGAAGCCACCCTGGAGTTCCTGCTGACGGACTATGACCTGATCTACGGGCGTCAGAAACAGCTGGAGCTGGAGATCCAGGAGGCCTTCCTGCGTTTCATGAGCTGCCTGCTCAGGGGCTACCGCGCCTACCTGCTGCCCATCACCCAGGCCCCTTCAGACAGGACTACCGACTGCAGCTCCCTCTTCAACCTGCAGG GCTTCCTGAAGTCTCGTGAACGCACCCACCAGAAGTTCTACACCCAGCTGACCAGGACCCAGATGTTCACTCAGTTCATCGAGGAGTGCTCCTTCGTCAGTGATCGCCATGCCTGTCTGGAGTTCTTCGACGAGTGTGTCCAGAAG TCGGATGTGGAGAAGCCTGAGGAGGTGCGTCTGATAGACCTGGACGAGGCCCACAGTGGGGAGCACACGGTCTTCATCATGCCCCCAGAGGAACCCCAGGAGCCAGACGGTTCAGAGTGCCCCACTCACTACAG CTATGAGACATTCCCTGTGCTCTGCATGGATCTTTTTGACCGGCCTCAGGACCAGCTACGTGTCCCTACCAAGGGGAGTGCCCCGAGCAGCCCTGCCCCACGACGGACTAAACAG gaGATTAAGCTGGCACAGAAGCGGGCACAGATATACTCGGCAGTGCCCGACATGTGGTCCAAATGCCTGCTGGGCCACTGCTATGGGCTGTGGTTCATATACCTGCCCACCTTTGTGCGGGCGGAGAGTGCAAAGGTGCGTGCCTTGCAAACGGCATATGAGGTGCTCAAGCACATGGAGACCAGGAAGGTGGTACTACCAGATGAGGTGTGTTACAGGATCCTGATGCAGCTGTGTGGGCAGTACGGGCAGCCTGTGCTCGCTGTTAGGGTACTTCTGGAGATGAAGAAAGCTGGGATCACACCCAACACCATCACCTATGCATACTACAACAAG GCAGTGCTGGAGAGCAAGtggccctccaccaatcagggtgGCCGTCTGCGCTGGGCCAAGTTGCGTAACGTTCTGATGGCCGTGGCGCAGTTCAGACAGCCAATCAAACAACGGCTGAAGAGTGGTTCAGTACGCTCGCGGACAG ATACAATGGACAGTAACCAACGGTCCCGCCCACAATCTAACCTGATTCGTCAGTCCAGCTGGAGCGGCCTGAGTGAGAGCTCCAGCCACGAATCGCTGACGGGGTCTATGGTGAAGAGCAACAGCCTGAACAGCATGAGAGGCTCAACACACA AGTCTAAGCTCTCAATGAAGGCGGTGCTCCGGAACCCAGGTGCCAATGGCTGCAGCGATCCCGCCTCCCGTAAACCCCCCGTGGGGCCACGAGACACCTCCACCCCTTCTCCCTTTCCCCCTGGTGGTGTCCTGGTGCGCCGCGACCAGGTGTGCCTGTCCAACTTCTACAAAGACTGTGCCGAGACGACCGTCTCTGACCCCAACTGCAGCTGCCAGCCTGAGGAGAGAGACGGCAG GCCACCTGGGCCGAGAGACACCGTGAGCCGCAAGGCCGTGGACGAGAACTACAATAATGTGTCACCGCAGAGTCGGGGAAGCCTGGCAGGGAAACTACAGCAGCTGCTCACACCTACTCGCCATCGAGTCTCGGGGCGGCGGGCCACAAGTGTAGACGCTCGGCGCTCGGGGGGTGAAAACGGGCCGGTGCGCAGGGTGTCGGAACAGAGGCCGTCCCGAAAAGCCCAGGTGGCTGAGAGCCTGTTGAAGGCTAAGGAGAGGCTCTACACTGCTACCTCTGAG AGTTCTCTGTCGGTGGGGAGTGACGTCGACCTCCCTGAAACAACCAATTTGGCCTTTCCTCTCCGCAAGTCCTGGGACACCAACCAAGAGGGAGCAGGACTAGAGGTGTTGATGTCGAGCTGCTCCCTGTGTCGGAGCTGTAACTCCCTGGTCTATGATGAGGAGATAATGGCCGGGTGGACGTCTGACGACTCCAACCTCAACTCCAGCTGTCCCTTCTGCTCGACCACCTTCGTCCCCCTTCTCAACGCTGAGATCTGTGACCTAGGACCTGTCAGCAG CCTGGAACGTACCAATTGGAACATGGACGAGGAGGTGGATAGCGCAGCCAAGTCCCCTGGTGACCTGGAGGCCATCCTGGGTCACAACGGTGTGAGTGAGGACTCCAGCTCTGAGACCAGCAGTTATTCTGAAAGCAGCAGCGCTACCATG GGATCATCGGTGGGCGGGTCGCCCCAGGTGACGGTGGCCTACCTGAGCCCATTGGTGCTGCGCAAGGAGCTTGAGAGCCTGCTGGAGAACGAGGGTGAGGCGGTGCTGTCGCAGGGCCAGCTCCTGGACAGCCACTCCATCATCTTCTGGAACATGGTTTGGTACTTCCATCGCCTGGGCCTGCCCAGCAATCTGCTGCAGCTTGTTCGCTCCTCACCGCTGGCCAACCAACTAGCACAG ACTTCAGAGAACTCAGCAGTGAGGGTGAGGCTGCTGTGGGACACACTGACCCCTGACACAGACTACTGGCCCCCCCTCTACATCCTGTGGAGGATACACA gtGGCGTACCCATGCGGAACCACAGCTGGCGGAGGCACAACCACCCCTTCACCCTGGCCTTCCTGGAGGAAGTGCTGCGCTGGGTCGGCATGAACGAGGTACACAAGGGAATCACTCTCTTCCTGGAAACCATTGCCAAGCAACCAGGCACGCCCAAGATACAAAG
- the LOC139391823 gene encoding DENN domain-containing protein 4B-like isoform X3, which translates to MTEEKCPQLVDYFVVAGLAPGGSAPLDEEGQQRGGRVVEPVIDLAVIARGLGEEVPEGFTCIEKTQGGHPAGLSAGLINNPHMYLCYRRGHDKPPILDLGVLYEGKEVVKQGWNVIETTPYSRSASLSSGGPATHRTFLTYRRAPESQALHTLGVTDISLLLPSKGEVAPHTFCRVEKNLNTGIWGPALYLCYKRAVAKANALVYEAGLISRYPEADVESFPLPESVPMFCLPMGVTVESWPLNTKYQLPVFSTFVLTSACGDKVYGAAIQFYEAFPRECLSERQSVRLGLVSVVDRRPITNRTLQVKKSVCVLSHWPFFTVFQKFLTFVYRYSISGPHVLPLEKHISSFMHNVPFPSPQRPRILVQLSPYDNLLLCQPVSSPLLLSGASFVKLLQNLGPENACVLLLAVLTEHKLLLHSLRPDVLTSVSEALVSMTFPLRWHCPYIPLCPLRLADVLCAPMPFIVGVHSSYFDLYDPPTDVVCVDLDTNTIFQAEDKKPLSWRSLPRKQGKMLVNTLTNLMKTLEKIYTTGQEEATLEFLLTDYDLIYGRQKQLELEIQEAFLRFMSCLLRGYRAYLLPITQAPSDRTTDCSSLFNLQGFLKSRERTHQKFYTQLTRTQMFTQFIEECSFVSDRHACLEFFDECVQKQSDVEKPEEVRLIDLDEAHSGEHTVFIMPPEEPQEPDGSECPTHYSYETFPVLCMDLFDRPQDQLRVPTKGSAPSSPAPRRTKQEIKLAQKRAQIYSAVPDMWSKCLLGHCYGLWFIYLPTFVRAESAKVRALQTAYEVLKHMETRKVVLPDEVCYRILMQLCGQYGQPVLAVRVLLEMKKAGITPNTITYAYYNKAVLESKWPSTNQGGRLRWAKLRNVLMAVAQFRQPIKQRLKSGSVRSRTDTMDSNQRSRPQSNLIRQSSWSGLSESSSHESLTGSMVKSNSLNSMRGSTHKSKLSMKAVLRNPGANGCSDPASRKPPVGPRDTSTPSPFPPGGVLVRRDQVCLSNFYKDCAETTVSDPNCSCQPEERDGRPPGPRDTVSRKAVDENYNNVSPQSRGSLAGKLQQLLTPTRHRVSGRRATSVDARRSGGENGPVRRVSEQRPSRKAQVAESLLKAKERLYTATSESSLSVGSDVDLPETTNLAFPLRKSWDTNQEGAGLEVLMSSCSLCRSCNSLVYDEEIMAGWTSDDSNLNSSCPFCSTTFVPLLNAEICDLGPVSSLERTNWNMDEEVDSAAKSPGDLEAILGHNGVSEDSSSETSSYSESSSATMVTVAYLSPLVLRKELESLLENEGEAVLSQGQLLDSHSIIFWNMVWYFHRLGLPSNLLQLVRSSPLANQLAQTSENSAVRVRLLWDTLTPDTDYWPPLYILWRIHSGVPMRNHSWRRHNHPFTLAFLEEVLRWVGMNEVHKGITLFLETIAKQPGTPKIQRSLYREMLFLTLAAMGRDHVAAFDKKYKAAYQRLSGSLGREELRRKRAQPPSPKAVDCRRSFLLPLEC; encoded by the exons ATGACGGAGGAGAAATGCCCCCAGCTAGTGGACTACTTTGTGGTGGCAGGGTTGGCTCCGGGGGGCTCGGCCCCACTGGACGAAGAGGGCCAGCAGAGAGGGGGCCGGGTGGTGGAGCCGGTCATAGACCTGGCGGTGATCGCCCGGGGCTTGGGGGAGGAGGTGCCCGAGGGCTTCACCTGCATCGAGAAGACCCAGGGGGGCCACCCGGCCGGGCTGAGCGCCGGACTCATCAACAACCCCCACATGTACCTGTGTTACCGCCGTGGGCATGACAAGCCACCCATCCTTGACCTCGG GGTGCTGTACGAGGGCAAAGAGGTGGTGAAGCAGGGCTGGAATGTGATCGAGACCACTCCCTACAGCCGCTCAGCCAGCCTGAGCTCCGGGGGGCCTGCCACCCACCGCACCTTCCTGACCTACCGCCGGGCCCCAGAGTCCCAGGCCCTCCACACCCTGGGGGTCACAGACATCTCCCTCCTGCTGCCCAGCAAGGGGGAGGTGGCCCCCCACACCTTCTGCCGGGTGGAGAAGAACCTCAACACTGGCATA TGGGGTCCAGCCTTATACCTGTGCTACAAGAGAGCTGTAGCCAAAGCCAACGCCCTAGTCTATGAAGCAG gtCTGATCAGTCGGTATCCTGAAGCGGACGTGGAGTCGTTCCCCCTGCCAGAGTCTGTGCCTATGTTCTGTCTGCCCATGGGTGTGACGGTGGAGAGCTGGCCCCTCAACACCAAGTACCAGCTCCCTGTCTTCTCTACCTTCGTCCTCACCAGCGCCTGTGGCGACAAG GTTTACGGTGCTGCCATCCAGTTCTACGAGGCGTTCCCACGGGAGTGCCTCTCGGAGCGGCAGAGCGTCCGTCTGGGCCTGGTGAGCGTGGTGGACCGGCGGCCTATCACCAACCGCACCCTGCAAGTGAAGAAGagcgtgtgtgttctctcccacTGGCCCTTCTTCACCGTCTTCCAGAAGTTCCTCACCTTCGTCTACCGATACTCCATCTCCGGACCCCACGTGCTGCCACTTGAGAA GCACATCTCCAGCTTCATGCACAACGTCCCGTTCCCCTCCCCTCAGCGACCTCGCATCCTAGTGCAG CTCTCCCCCTATGACAACCTTCtcctctgtcagcctgtctcctcccccttactgctcag TGGTGCCAGCTTTGTGAAGCTGCTGCAGAACCTGGGCCCTGAGAACGCCTGTGTCCTGCTGCTGGCTGTGCTGACGGAGCACAAACTACTGCTACACTCCCTCCGCCCCGACGTTCTCACCTCCGTCAGCGAGGCCCTGGTATCT ATGACGTTCCCTCTGCGTTGGCACTGCCCGTACATACCCCTGTGCCCGCTGCGGCTGGCAGACGTACTGTGTGCCCCCATGCCCTTCATTGTGGGCGTCCACTCCAGCTACTTTGACCTCTATGACCCCCCTACTGACGTGGTGTGTGTTGACCTGGACACCAACACCATCTTTCA AGCAGAGGACAAGAAGCCGTTGTCATGGCGATCACTACCAAGGAAGCAAGGCAAGATGCTGGTGAATACCCTCACCAACTTGATGAAGACACTGGAGAAAA TCTACACCACTGGCCAAGAGGAAGCCACCCTGGAGTTCCTGCTGACGGACTATGACCTGATCTACGGGCGTCAGAAACAGCTGGAGCTGGAGATCCAGGAGGCCTTCCTGCGTTTCATGAGCTGCCTGCTCAGGGGCTACCGCGCCTACCTGCTGCCCATCACCCAGGCCCCTTCAGACAGGACTACCGACTGCAGCTCCCTCTTCAACCTGCAGG GCTTCCTGAAGTCTCGTGAACGCACCCACCAGAAGTTCTACACCCAGCTGACCAGGACCCAGATGTTCACTCAGTTCATCGAGGAGTGCTCCTTCGTCAGTGATCGCCATGCCTGTCTGGAGTTCTTCGACGAGTGTGTCCAGAAG CAGTCGGATGTGGAGAAGCCTGAGGAGGTGCGTCTGATAGACCTGGACGAGGCCCACAGTGGGGAGCACACGGTCTTCATCATGCCCCCAGAGGAACCCCAGGAGCCAGACGGTTCAGAGTGCCCCACTCACTACAG CTATGAGACATTCCCTGTGCTCTGCATGGATCTTTTTGACCGGCCTCAGGACCAGCTACGTGTCCCTACCAAGGGGAGTGCCCCGAGCAGCCCTGCCCCACGACGGACTAAACAG gaGATTAAGCTGGCACAGAAGCGGGCACAGATATACTCGGCAGTGCCCGACATGTGGTCCAAATGCCTGCTGGGCCACTGCTATGGGCTGTGGTTCATATACCTGCCCACCTTTGTGCGGGCGGAGAGTGCAAAGGTGCGTGCCTTGCAAACGGCATATGAGGTGCTCAAGCACATGGAGACCAGGAAGGTGGTACTACCAGATGAGGTGTGTTACAGGATCCTGATGCAGCTGTGTGGGCAGTACGGGCAGCCTGTGCTCGCTGTTAGGGTACTTCTGGAGATGAAGAAAGCTGGGATCACACCCAACACCATCACCTATGCATACTACAACAAG GCAGTGCTGGAGAGCAAGtggccctccaccaatcagggtgGCCGTCTGCGCTGGGCCAAGTTGCGTAACGTTCTGATGGCCGTGGCGCAGTTCAGACAGCCAATCAAACAACGGCTGAAGAGTGGTTCAGTACGCTCGCGGACAG ATACAATGGACAGTAACCAACGGTCCCGCCCACAATCTAACCTGATTCGTCAGTCCAGCTGGAGCGGCCTGAGTGAGAGCTCCAGCCACGAATCGCTGACGGGGTCTATGGTGAAGAGCAACAGCCTGAACAGCATGAGAGGCTCAACACACA AGTCTAAGCTCTCAATGAAGGCGGTGCTCCGGAACCCAGGTGCCAATGGCTGCAGCGATCCCGCCTCCCGTAAACCCCCCGTGGGGCCACGAGACACCTCCACCCCTTCTCCCTTTCCCCCTGGTGGTGTCCTGGTGCGCCGCGACCAGGTGTGCCTGTCCAACTTCTACAAAGACTGTGCCGAGACGACCGTCTCTGACCCCAACTGCAGCTGCCAGCCTGAGGAGAGAGACGGCAG GCCACCTGGGCCGAGAGACACCGTGAGCCGCAAGGCCGTGGACGAGAACTACAATAATGTGTCACCGCAGAGTCGGGGAAGCCTGGCAGGGAAACTACAGCAGCTGCTCACACCTACTCGCCATCGAGTCTCGGGGCGGCGGGCCACAAGTGTAGACGCTCGGCGCTCGGGGGGTGAAAACGGGCCGGTGCGCAGGGTGTCGGAACAGAGGCCGTCCCGAAAAGCCCAGGTGGCTGAGAGCCTGTTGAAGGCTAAGGAGAGGCTCTACACTGCTACCTCTGAG AGTTCTCTGTCGGTGGGGAGTGACGTCGACCTCCCTGAAACAACCAATTTGGCCTTTCCTCTCCGCAAGTCCTGGGACACCAACCAAGAGGGAGCAGGACTAGAGGTGTTGATGTCGAGCTGCTCCCTGTGTCGGAGCTGTAACTCCCTGGTCTATGATGAGGAGATAATGGCCGGGTGGACGTCTGACGACTCCAACCTCAACTCCAGCTGTCCCTTCTGCTCGACCACCTTCGTCCCCCTTCTCAACGCTGAGATCTGTGACCTAGGACCTGTCAGCAG CCTGGAACGTACCAATTGGAACATGGACGAGGAGGTGGATAGCGCAGCCAAGTCCCCTGGTGACCTGGAGGCCATCCTGGGTCACAACGGTGTGAGTGAGGACTCCAGCTCTGAGACCAGCAGTTATTCTGAAAGCAGCAGCGCTACCATG GTGACGGTGGCCTACCTGAGCCCATTGGTGCTGCGCAAGGAGCTTGAGAGCCTGCTGGAGAACGAGGGTGAGGCGGTGCTGTCGCAGGGCCAGCTCCTGGACAGCCACTCCATCATCTTCTGGAACATGGTTTGGTACTTCCATCGCCTGGGCCTGCCCAGCAATCTGCTGCAGCTTGTTCGCTCCTCACCGCTGGCCAACCAACTAGCACAG ACTTCAGAGAACTCAGCAGTGAGGGTGAGGCTGCTGTGGGACACACTGACCCCTGACACAGACTACTGGCCCCCCCTCTACATCCTGTGGAGGATACACA gtGGCGTACCCATGCGGAACCACAGCTGGCGGAGGCACAACCACCCCTTCACCCTGGCCTTCCTGGAGGAAGTGCTGCGCTGGGTCGGCATGAACGAGGTACACAAGGGAATCACTCTCTTCCTGGAAACCATTGCCAAGCAACCAGGCACGCCCAAGATACAAAG